One window from the genome of Spirosoma rhododendri encodes:
- a CDS encoding TldD/PmbA family protein, translated as MKRRDFNQLMSMGALGMMMPAVPSFARTVSPEALLEPGLDVSVKKRLADAALNAAKSKGATYADVRIGRYLNQSVLTRENKVQGVINSESFGVGVRVIANGCWGFASVGDARDEAVVAKAAETAVAIAKANARLLTEPVQLAPQQGFGEVSWKAPIKKNAFEVPVKEKVELLLACNAAAMQNGANFVNNVLLQINEQKYFASTDGTYADQDIHRIGPNFTVTAVDPQNGRFATRDSLSAPMGMGYEYLQVNPSDKVGGITTRYNMGYDMLEDITAAAKQAKEKLSAKSVEAGKYDLVLDPSHTWLTIHESVGHPLELDRVLGYEANYAGTSFVTLDKWKSKNFNYGSPVVNFFADKVQPGSLGAVGWDDEGVKTKKWDLVKDGILVNYQAIRDQVHIIGEKESQGCCYADNWSSVQFQRMPNVSLAPGKTPLSVQDMIKGVEKGIYIIGDGSFSIDQQRYNFQFGGQLFYEIKNGQIVGMLKDVAYQANTREFWNSCVAVCDESDYRLGGAFSDGKGQPSQSSAVSHGSATARFKGVNVINTARKI; from the coding sequence GTGAAACGACGCGATTTTAACCAACTCATGAGTATGGGGGCGCTGGGCATGATGATGCCGGCGGTCCCCTCGTTTGCCCGTACCGTATCCCCCGAAGCCCTGCTGGAGCCGGGTCTGGATGTCTCGGTGAAGAAACGGCTGGCCGATGCCGCCCTCAATGCCGCCAAAAGCAAGGGGGCTACCTACGCCGACGTGCGTATCGGCCGCTACCTTAATCAATCTGTGCTGACGCGCGAGAATAAAGTGCAGGGCGTCATCAACTCCGAATCGTTCGGGGTGGGTGTCCGGGTCATTGCCAACGGCTGCTGGGGCTTTGCATCGGTGGGCGACGCCCGCGACGAAGCCGTAGTCGCGAAAGCGGCTGAGACAGCCGTTGCCATCGCCAAAGCAAACGCCCGCCTGCTGACCGAGCCGGTGCAGCTGGCTCCACAGCAGGGCTTCGGCGAGGTAAGCTGGAAAGCGCCCATCAAGAAAAACGCCTTTGAAGTGCCCGTCAAAGAGAAGGTCGAACTGCTGCTGGCCTGTAACGCGGCTGCCATGCAGAACGGGGCCAACTTCGTCAACAACGTGCTGCTGCAAATCAACGAGCAGAAGTACTTTGCTTCCACCGACGGCACCTACGCCGATCAGGACATTCACCGGATTGGCCCCAACTTCACCGTTACGGCCGTCGACCCGCAGAACGGTCGGTTTGCCACCCGCGATTCGCTGAGCGCGCCGATGGGCATGGGTTACGAATATTTGCAGGTGAACCCATCCGACAAGGTAGGGGGCATCACGACCCGCTACAACATGGGGTACGACATGCTTGAAGACATCACCGCTGCCGCAAAGCAGGCCAAGGAAAAGTTGTCGGCCAAGTCGGTTGAAGCGGGCAAGTATGACCTGGTGCTCGACCCCTCGCACACCTGGCTGACCATCCACGAATCGGTGGGCCACCCGCTGGAACTCGACCGCGTACTGGGCTACGAAGCCAACTATGCCGGTACGTCGTTCGTCACGCTCGACAAGTGGAAATCGAAGAACTTCAACTACGGCAGTCCGGTGGTCAACTTCTTCGCCGACAAGGTGCAGCCGGGTTCGCTGGGTGCTGTCGGCTGGGACGATGAGGGCGTCAAAACCAAGAAGTGGGATCTGGTGAAAGACGGTATTCTTGTCAACTACCAGGCTATCCGCGATCAGGTCCATATCATCGGCGAAAAAGAGTCGCAGGGCTGCTGCTACGCCGACAACTGGAGTTCGGTGCAGTTCCAGCGGATGCCGAACGTGTCGCTGGCACCGGGCAAAACACCACTGTCGGTGCAGGACATGATCAAGGGCGTCGAGAAGGGGATATACATCATCGGCGACGGCTCGTTCTCCATCGATCAGCAGCGTTATAACTTCCAGTTTGGCGGTCAGTTATTCTACGAGATTAAGAACGGACAGATCGTCGGCATGCTCAAAGACGTAGCGTATCAGGCCAACACGCGCGAGTTCTGGAATTCCTGCGTGGCCGTCTGCGACGAAAGCGACTACCGGCTGGGCGGTGCGTTCAGCGACGGTAAAGGGCAACCCTCGCAAAGCAGCGCCGTCTCCCACGGCAGCGCAACCGCCCGTTTCAAAGGCGTCAACGTCATTAATACTGCAAGGAAGATATAA